A genomic window from Aureibacillus halotolerans includes:
- a CDS encoding DeoR/GlpR family DNA-binding transcription regulator produces the protein MLLVAERQQNILEKVNEQGSVRVNELSAFYQVTEETIRRDLFKLEKDGKLKRTHGGAVRITESLETPYLEREVLQAKEKIAISKAAVQWVKEGDSIALDASTTSWYVAQHLPDMRLTVLTNAIQVVTALSGKEQIEVISTGGSLRPSSLSFVGRLAEEALSSYHVNKVFMSCRGLHLPSGIVSEPSEMQCMIKRKMRGIADQAFLLADHSKFGQQSFSALGTLSDYDRIITDWPEDDVPTDILEGVVWQTVRI, from the coding sequence ATGTTGTTAGTCGCAGAAAGGCAACAGAACATTCTCGAAAAGGTGAATGAACAAGGCAGTGTCCGTGTAAACGAGCTTAGTGCCTTTTATCAAGTTACGGAGGAAACGATCCGTAGAGATCTTTTTAAGCTTGAGAAGGACGGGAAGTTAAAGCGGACACATGGTGGGGCTGTGCGCATCACGGAGTCCTTAGAAACCCCTTATTTGGAAAGAGAAGTTCTGCAGGCAAAGGAAAAAATCGCGATCTCTAAAGCCGCTGTTCAATGGGTGAAGGAAGGCGATTCCATTGCGCTAGATGCCAGTACAACATCTTGGTACGTTGCGCAGCATCTTCCAGACATGCGCTTGACCGTTTTAACCAACGCCATTCAAGTGGTAACCGCCCTAAGTGGAAAGGAACAAATTGAAGTGATTTCAACAGGTGGCTCACTACGTCCTTCCTCACTTTCGTTTGTCGGACGTCTGGCAGAAGAGGCCCTATCTTCCTATCATGTTAATAAAGTGTTTATGTCTTGTAGAGGCTTGCATCTGCCTTCAGGAATTGTGAGTGAACCAAGCGAGATGCAGTGTATGATCAAACGGAAAATGCGAGGCATTGCAGACCAAGCCTTTTTGTTGGCGGACCATAGCAAGTTTGGTCAACAATCCTTTTCAGCGCTAGGCACTCTTTCCGATTATGATCGGATCATTACAGACTGGCCAGAGGACGATGTGCCAACCGATATTCTTGAGGGGGTTGTATGGCAAACCGTTCGTATCTAA
- a CDS encoding rhamnulokinase: MTVLAFDLGASSGRLLVGALTDGCLVVKEVHRFDNTPVRVHDALHWDVLKLWHEMKVGLKKAVDGGWKPESIGIDTWAVDYGLLDRQGQLLGHPFHYRDQRTKAVMDNAFQTVSREDIFMETGIQFLEFNTLYQLISQQQSDPERLEQAKTLLMMPDLLRYFLTGETFAERTNASTTQCWSPKTETWSKSLFDAFDLPIRLMPPLLAPGDKAGTLTAAVTEETGMDPIPVIAVGEHDTASAVAAVPAKDTPFAYLSCGTWSLLGTEVETPVITEQSATWNFTNEAGVYGSYRLLKNIMGLWLLQESMRVWEREGKPFSFEKMNNEVAVVAPFRSLIDPDDPRFLKPANMVQAIQQYCADTNQPVPATQGEIVRTILESLALAYRRTLERTEQLVGNTFQGLHMVGGGIQNKVLCQMTANAIGRPVWAGPIEGTGIGNMLVQLIALGRIEDLQEARRIVARSETVTTYEPSKEADAWTIAYKRFLQLVD, translated from the coding sequence GTGACCGTTCTCGCCTTCGATCTTGGGGCAAGCAGTGGCCGCCTTCTCGTGGGTGCGCTGACAGATGGTTGCCTTGTCGTCAAGGAAGTGCACCGCTTTGACAACACCCCTGTAAGGGTTCATGATGCGCTTCATTGGGATGTGTTGAAGCTATGGCATGAGATGAAAGTCGGCTTGAAAAAGGCGGTTGATGGAGGATGGAAGCCAGAAAGCATTGGCATTGATACGTGGGCTGTTGATTACGGCCTTCTTGACCGTCAAGGCCAACTGTTAGGTCATCCATTCCATTATCGAGATCAACGCACAAAAGCGGTTATGGACAACGCTTTTCAGACGGTCTCTCGTGAGGATATTTTTATGGAAACAGGCATTCAGTTTCTTGAATTCAATACGTTGTACCAGTTGATCTCTCAGCAGCAATCCGATCCAGAACGGCTAGAACAGGCCAAAACGCTGCTCATGATGCCTGACTTACTACGTTATTTCCTAACAGGGGAGACGTTTGCTGAACGGACCAATGCATCCACGACGCAATGTTGGTCGCCGAAAACGGAAACGTGGAGCAAGTCGTTGTTTGACGCCTTTGATTTGCCGATTCGACTCATGCCGCCATTGTTAGCGCCTGGCGACAAAGCTGGGACGTTGACAGCTGCCGTAACAGAGGAGACAGGAATGGACCCTATTCCTGTCATTGCTGTAGGCGAACATGATACAGCTTCTGCTGTTGCAGCCGTCCCGGCAAAAGATACCCCGTTTGCTTATTTAAGCTGCGGCACATGGTCGCTTTTAGGCACGGAAGTAGAGACCCCTGTAATCACTGAGCAATCCGCCACTTGGAACTTCACAAATGAGGCTGGAGTGTATGGCAGTTACCGTCTGTTAAAAAACATTATGGGCTTGTGGCTCCTGCAGGAAAGCATGCGTGTTTGGGAGCGAGAAGGGAAGCCGTTTTCCTTTGAAAAGATGAATAACGAAGTCGCGGTAGTGGCTCCGTTTCGTAGCTTGATTGATCCAGATGATCCTCGCTTTTTGAAGCCGGCGAACATGGTGCAAGCCATTCAACAGTATTGCGCTGACACGAATCAGCCTGTGCCAGCGACGCAAGGTGAGATTGTACGTACCATTCTTGAGAGTTTGGCCCTCGCCTACCGTCGAACGCTTGAGCGCACTGAGCAACTTGTTGGAAACACCTTTCAAGGGCTTCATATGGTTGGCGGTGGTATTCAAAATAAGGTATTATGTCAGATGACAGCCAACGCCATCGGGAGGCCTGTTTGGGCAGGACCCATTGAAGGAACCGGCATTGGCAACATGCTCGTGCAGCTCATTGCATTAGGACGGATTGAGGATTTGCAGGAAGCTAGAAGAATTGTTGCTCGCTCTGAGACGGTGACAACATATGAGCCGTCAAAGGAAGCCGACGCTTGGACGATAGCGTACAAACGATTTTTGCAGCTTGTGGACTAA
- the rhaI gene encoding L-rhamnose isomerase, with protein sequence MTNQFTRSDKAYQVFEEEQISRGIDIDQAVEQIKALQIETPSWGYGDSGTRFKVFQQEGVPRSPFEKIDDAAFVHELTGACSSVAIHIPWDHVDNFAELKDHAQAKGIGLGAVNPNLFQEDIYKFGSVTNTDPDVRKRAVDHLLECADIAKTIGSRDVSLWFADGSNYPGQVDFRQRKHWMYEGLKALYEALDENQRMLIEYKFFEPAFYHTDLADWGMAFNMANKLGGKAQVLVDTGHHAQGTNIEHIVAYLIDEEKLGGFHFNSRKYADDDLIAASLDPYELFLIFNQIQLASADTNPDVQKTAKDIAFMLDQSHNVEKKIPAVLRSIMNVQTQFAKSLLVNHQALAEKQVQQDVLGAEQVVREAYEFDVRPLLHRVREELGRPIDPYKAYEQSGYEANISSRGKGGMSW encoded by the coding sequence ATGACAAATCAATTTACTCGTTCGGATAAAGCGTACCAAGTGTTTGAAGAGGAGCAAATAAGCCGCGGAATTGATATTGATCAAGCTGTAGAGCAGATTAAGGCATTGCAAATTGAAACCCCGTCTTGGGGATACGGAGATTCTGGCACACGGTTCAAAGTGTTCCAACAAGAAGGTGTGCCACGGTCCCCCTTTGAAAAAATTGATGATGCGGCGTTTGTCCATGAGCTAACAGGGGCTTGTTCATCAGTTGCGATTCATATTCCTTGGGACCACGTGGACAATTTTGCAGAGTTGAAAGACCATGCGCAGGCAAAGGGCATCGGGCTAGGAGCTGTGAATCCGAATCTCTTTCAGGAGGACATCTACAAATTTGGCAGTGTGACAAACACTGATCCAGACGTGAGGAAACGAGCTGTTGATCATTTATTAGAGTGCGCAGACATAGCGAAAACCATTGGCTCAAGAGATGTCTCCCTTTGGTTCGCTGATGGAAGCAACTACCCTGGTCAAGTCGATTTTAGACAACGTAAGCATTGGATGTACGAAGGTTTGAAAGCGCTCTATGAAGCACTTGATGAGAATCAACGCATGTTAATTGAATACAAGTTCTTTGAACCTGCCTTTTACCATACCGACCTGGCCGACTGGGGAATGGCCTTCAACATGGCGAACAAACTCGGTGGGAAAGCACAGGTGTTGGTGGACACAGGTCATCACGCTCAAGGAACGAATATTGAACATATTGTGGCGTATCTCATTGACGAAGAGAAGCTCGGCGGCTTCCACTTTAATAGCCGTAAATATGCCGATGATGATTTGATCGCGGCTAGCCTAGATCCATACGAGCTCTTCCTTATTTTCAACCAAATTCAGCTCGCGTCAGCGGACACGAACCCTGATGTCCAAAAAACGGCTAAGGACATTGCGTTTATGCTAGACCAAAGCCACAATGTTGAAAAGAAGATTCCAGCCGTTCTTCGCTCCATCATGAATGTGCAAACGCAATTTGCAAAGTCATTGCTAGTGAACCATCAGGCATTGGCAGAAAAGCAAGTACAGCAAGATGTTCTTGGCGCTGAACAAGTCGTGAGAGAGGCGTATGAATTTGATGTTCGACCGTTGCTCCATCGCGTTCGTGAAGAGCTTGGGCGTCCAATTGATCCTTACAAGGCTTACGAGCAAAGTGGGTATGAAGCGAATATTTCAAGTCGAGGCAAGGGCGGGATGAGCTGGTGA
- a CDS encoding bifunctional aldolase/short-chain dehydrogenase, with the protein MVQHAWEAKQAPVTVGLKELVYRSNILGQDRSVANWGGGNTSMKMVEKDFRGRDVNVMYVKGSGSDLATMGESHFTGLRIDDIAPLKDRDEMTDEDMVAYLSHCMVNSAHPRASIETLLHAFLPYPHVDHTHPDAIISICCAENGQELAEKIYGNRFVWVPYIRPGFTLSKLIAEAVEGNPNAECVLMEKHGLVTWGETSSECYDKTIAIIQEAEAFLNERAQASPFGGEKHHALSVERRRDVVAEVLPAIRREVSERQQMLLTFDDSEDVLTFVNSHEGPTLSQVGAACPDHLVHTKRTPLWVPWDPQSGTIEELKNLLVAGIQEYKAEYQSYFERNRTEGDMLVDDAPRVVLIPGVGMVNTGKSTQHANISASLYHRAIAVMEKTTTVSSFVSLNENESYRVEYWPLELYKLSLAPPEAEFSRKIAFVTGGAGGIGSATCQALLEQGAHVILADLNEDGAKEKAAEFNETYGEHRALAVKMDVTSEEQVKAALKETVLTYGGVDLLVNNAGLATSSPFEETELSEWNINVNVLTTGYFLVARESYKLMKEQALQGSIVFVGSKNSVYAGKNVTAYSTAKAAEIHLARCIAAEGGEHGIRVNSVLPDAVLQGSAIWGSKWREERAQSYGIAPDELEEHYRNRTILKVNIYPSDIANAIAFLASSKAAKTTGCMLTVDGGVPAAFTR; encoded by the coding sequence ATGGTACAGCATGCTTGGGAAGCTAAACAAGCGCCAGTAACAGTTGGACTGAAAGAGCTCGTTTATCGCTCAAATATCCTTGGGCAAGATCGATCGGTCGCGAACTGGGGTGGTGGAAACACATCGATGAAAATGGTGGAAAAGGATTTTCGAGGTAGAGATGTCAATGTGATGTACGTGAAAGGCAGTGGTTCAGACCTTGCGACCATGGGGGAAAGCCATTTTACAGGTCTTCGAATCGATGATATTGCGCCTTTAAAAGATAGAGATGAGATGACGGACGAGGATATGGTCGCGTATCTTTCGCATTGTATGGTCAATTCAGCGCATCCGCGGGCATCGATCGAGACGTTGCTGCATGCTTTTTTGCCCTACCCACACGTCGACCATACGCACCCTGATGCCATTATTAGCATCTGTTGTGCGGAAAATGGCCAGGAGCTAGCGGAAAAGATTTACGGAAACCGCTTTGTATGGGTGCCATACATTCGCCCTGGATTTACATTGTCTAAGCTTATCGCGGAAGCTGTTGAAGGAAACCCGAATGCGGAGTGCGTGCTTATGGAAAAGCATGGCCTTGTGACGTGGGGAGAAACGAGCAGCGAGTGCTACGATAAAACCATCGCGATTATCCAAGAAGCCGAAGCGTTCTTAAACGAACGGGCGCAAGCATCTCCGTTTGGTGGCGAAAAGCATCATGCCCTTTCTGTTGAGCGTCGCCGTGACGTTGTGGCGGAGGTATTACCCGCAATCCGCAGAGAAGTGAGTGAGCGACAACAAATGCTGCTTACGTTTGATGACAGCGAGGATGTTTTAACGTTCGTTAACAGTCATGAAGGTCCTACGCTGTCTCAGGTTGGTGCAGCTTGCCCCGATCACCTCGTGCATACGAAACGGACGCCATTATGGGTTCCTTGGGATCCGCAATCAGGCACAATTGAAGAGTTGAAAAACCTGCTCGTGGCAGGAATTCAGGAATATAAAGCAGAGTATCAATCGTATTTTGAACGTAATCGGACGGAGGGCGACATGTTGGTTGATGATGCGCCGCGCGTCGTGCTCATCCCGGGGGTTGGTATGGTCAATACAGGGAAAAGCACACAGCATGCCAACATTAGCGCATCTCTCTATCATCGAGCGATTGCGGTGATGGAAAAAACAACGACGGTCAGCTCGTTTGTCTCCTTAAATGAAAACGAATCCTACCGTGTGGAGTATTGGCCGCTTGAGCTTTATAAACTATCGTTAGCACCACCAGAAGCGGAATTCTCACGGAAAATTGCGTTTGTAACAGGCGGCGCTGGAGGCATTGGAAGCGCGACGTGTCAGGCTCTCCTTGAACAAGGGGCTCATGTGATATTGGCTGACTTAAATGAAGACGGAGCAAAAGAAAAAGCGGCAGAATTTAATGAAACGTATGGGGAGCACCGTGCCCTAGCGGTGAAAATGGATGTGACAAGCGAGGAGCAGGTTAAGGCGGCGCTTAAAGAAACCGTGCTCACATATGGTGGTGTCGATCTTTTAGTCAACAACGCTGGCCTCGCAACGTCTAGCCCATTTGAAGAAACGGAGCTCTCTGAATGGAACATTAATGTAAACGTGCTCACAACAGGCTACTTTTTAGTGGCGCGAGAGAGCTATAAGCTGATGAAGGAGCAAGCGTTGCAAGGAAGCATCGTGTTTGTCGGGTCAAAAAACTCGGTATACGCGGGCAAAAACGTCACAGCCTATTCGACAGCCAAAGCCGCTGAAATTCATTTGGCACGATGTATTGCTGCTGAGGGCGGAGAACATGGCATTCGCGTGAACTCTGTACTGCCTGATGCCGTGCTTCAAGGATCGGCCATTTGGGGATCTAAATGGCGCGAGGAGCGTGCGCAAAGCTATGGAATTGCCCCTGATGAGCTGGAGGAGCATTACCGCAATCGAACGATCTTAAAGGTGAATATCTATCCTAGCGACATCGCGAATGCGATTGCATTTCTTGCTTCATCTAAAGCCGCGAAAACGACAGGATGTATGCTGACTGTTGACGGTGGGGTTCCTGCTGCCTTTACGCGTTAG
- a CDS encoding general stress protein, whose protein sequence is MANHKKMTREEAGRKGGQATAKKHGREFFQEIGGKGGETTSQRHDREFFQEIGGKGGGSTSKRYKRPFFEEIGRKGGKNKPKASE, encoded by the coding sequence ATGGCTAATCATAAAAAGATGACACGGGAAGAAGCCGGGCGCAAAGGCGGACAAGCAACAGCAAAAAAACACGGCAGAGAGTTTTTTCAGGAGATTGGTGGGAAGGGCGGAGAAACAACGTCACAACGCCATGACCGCGAGTTTTTTCAAGAAATCGGTGGCAAAGGTGGCGGCAGTACTTCAAAGCGCTACAAGCGTCCTTTTTTTGAAGAAATTGGTCGCAAGGGTGGAAAAAATAAACCAAAAGCATCAGAGTGA
- a CDS encoding LysR family transcriptional regulator — MALEPIRTFIAVADEKSFTKAAQKLLLSQPSVSLHIKQLEEEFQTTLIDRSQKFVKLTATGEFFYQRAQELVALYDQTIQEIDGLHQRVEGTLAIGASYTIGEYLLPSLLAPFQQAFPGVELRVFIENTSSIAEKVHDRTLTLGFVEGKVTLPQLHVTPILEDEMVLVAPASYSHQLTAPVSPKQLAEWPWVSREPGSGTREVMNRFFDTHKLHSKRVTTISSNYGVKEAVVNGLGVSILSKWVVSKSLKQKELYIVPMIGWPALKRDFCLVEATTERTNAADTFIRYLLEHYSGDK; from the coding sequence ATGGCGCTTGAACCTATACGTACCTTTATTGCTGTAGCTGATGAAAAAAGCTTCACGAAAGCTGCGCAAAAATTGCTGTTGTCTCAGCCTAGTGTGTCTCTGCATATTAAGCAGCTTGAGGAAGAGTTTCAGACAACATTAATTGATCGCTCGCAGAAGTTTGTCAAGCTAACGGCGACAGGTGAATTTTTTTATCAGCGAGCGCAAGAGTTGGTGGCTCTCTACGACCAGACGATTCAGGAGATCGATGGTCTGCACCAGCGGGTGGAAGGGACATTAGCCATTGGCGCGAGCTATACCATTGGCGAGTATTTACTTCCCTCGTTATTGGCGCCCTTTCAACAAGCCTTTCCAGGAGTCGAGCTGAGGGTTTTCATTGAAAATACGTCCAGCATTGCCGAGAAGGTGCACGATCGAACTCTGACTCTCGGTTTCGTTGAAGGCAAAGTGACTTTGCCGCAGCTTCATGTCACCCCCATTTTAGAGGATGAGATGGTGCTTGTTGCGCCTGCCTCCTACAGTCACCAGCTAACTGCGCCCGTTTCACCAAAACAACTTGCAGAATGGCCTTGGGTGTCGCGTGAACCTGGATCGGGAACTCGTGAAGTAATGAATCGTTTTTTTGATACGCATAAGCTTCATAGCAAAAGGGTGACGACCATCTCAAGCAATTACGGCGTCAAGGAAGCGGTCGTTAACGGGCTAGGCGTTTCCATCCTTTCAAAATGGGTCGTCAGCAAATCGTTAAAACAAAAAGAATTGTACATCGTTCCTATGATTGGTTGGCCAGCACTTAAGCGGGATTTTTGCTTAGTAGAAGCCACCACTGAACGAACGAACGCAGCCGACACATTTATTCGCTATCTTCTGGAGCATTATTCAGGGGATAAGTGA
- the tenA gene encoding thiaminase II, which yields MTFTERLREENDATYQAIFDHPYVQGLKTGHVPKNALVHYVKQDFEYLNAFMRVYGLAISKCETREEMSLFNEQIGFVLHSEIHPHNNLCEVAGVPYEELQGYPLAPGASHYISHMMTTAQQGTLGEIVAVLLPCPWTYLDIGERLMKEAAPQPGLHPFYEWINFYGTKSMEGVTGKLRSWLDRYAETASEREKEKMRVAFAKSCQLELGFWEMAYTVEEWPVRDAVLRR from the coding sequence TTGACGTTTACAGAACGACTTCGTGAAGAAAATGACGCGACCTATCAGGCTATTTTTGATCACCCTTATGTACAGGGGCTGAAAACGGGTCATGTCCCTAAGAACGCCCTTGTGCATTATGTGAAGCAGGATTTCGAGTATTTGAACGCCTTTATGCGCGTGTATGGGTTGGCAATATCAAAATGTGAGACAAGAGAAGAAATGAGCTTATTTAATGAACAAATTGGCTTCGTTCTTCATAGTGAAATTCATCCACATAACAATCTTTGTGAAGTGGCTGGCGTGCCCTATGAGGAGCTGCAAGGGTATCCACTTGCCCCAGGTGCCAGCCATTATATTTCACATATGATGACCACCGCCCAGCAGGGAACGTTAGGCGAAATTGTCGCTGTGCTGTTGCCCTGCCCATGGACATATTTAGACATTGGCGAGCGCCTCATGAAAGAAGCAGCACCCCAGCCAGGTCTGCATCCGTTTTATGAATGGATTAATTTTTACGGAACAAAAAGCATGGAGGGTGTGACAGGGAAGCTGCGGTCATGGCTCGACCGATATGCAGAAACGGCGTCTGAGCGGGAAAAGGAAAAAATGCGCGTGGCGTTTGCGAAAAGCTGTCAGCTGGAGCTAGGCTTTTGGGAAATGGCCTATACGGTCGAAGAATGGCCAGTTAGAGACGCCGTATTGCGTCGTTAA
- the pilM gene encoding type IV pilus biogenesis protein PilM: MRWRKKNPQERHALIFKDHVIRYVRSQGPALKAAVFADEYRLPEGLIQQGSIVDVEQLGQVLHTCAKQWGLQRKQVQFCIPDAHVLVRTIEVPATVPEEELKGHCYYELGQSIHLPLEVPVLDCWRVKKTAETQEVVMYAAEENVVQSFVKLLGDAKMQATVADVSTLCAYRSFISLASIDPQAHYVLLQVDESAVTMTIYYDHVPMFYRHSPRAPDAPFGFVEELGRLMHFYEFTMNQGAAAVEAVGLTGDDPNLSIVEETLRAELVVPIETLGNAVWPPIMGETFYDALGLTLRKTVIFS, from the coding sequence ATGAGGTGGCGAAAAAAGAACCCGCAGGAGCGTCATGCGCTCATTTTCAAAGATCATGTCATACGGTACGTTCGAAGTCAGGGACCGGCGCTAAAAGCGGCGGTCTTTGCTGATGAATATAGGTTGCCAGAAGGGCTTATCCAGCAAGGAAGCATCGTGGATGTCGAGCAGCTTGGTCAAGTGTTGCACACATGTGCAAAGCAATGGGGTTTGCAGCGGAAACAAGTCCAGTTTTGTATCCCGGATGCCCATGTGTTGGTACGCACGATCGAAGTTCCTGCAACGGTTCCTGAGGAGGAGCTGAAAGGGCATTGTTATTATGAGCTCGGCCAATCCATTCATTTGCCGTTAGAGGTGCCAGTGCTGGATTGCTGGCGTGTGAAAAAGACAGCTGAGACGCAGGAAGTTGTCATGTATGCGGCTGAAGAGAACGTTGTTCAGAGCTTTGTTAAGCTTCTAGGCGATGCGAAAATGCAGGCGACGGTGGCAGATGTTTCAACGCTATGTGCGTATCGATCATTCATCTCACTCGCAAGCATTGACCCACAGGCTCACTATGTATTGCTCCAAGTCGATGAATCTGCCGTGACGATGACGATTTATTATGATCATGTTCCGATGTTTTATCGGCATTCCCCACGCGCTCCTGACGCACCGTTTGGATTCGTTGAGGAGCTCGGACGGCTCATGCATTTTTATGAGTTTACGATGAATCAGGGCGCAGCCGCCGTAGAGGCGGTTGGGCTCACGGGCGATGATCCGAACTTGAGCATTGTTGAGGAGACGTTGCGAGCTGAGCTGGTCGTTCCAATTGAAACCTTAGGCAACGCCGTTTGGCCGCCAATAATGGGAGAAACGTTTTATGACGCCTTGGGCTTGACGCTACGAAAAACGGTGATTTTTTCATGA
- a CDS encoding pilus assembly FimT family protein, producing the protein MRKFWKNEKGLTLIELLAVVVILGIFAAIAIPSIGSLIDNSKKDAHVANAQQLINSTRIAVLDDAELRNLDADDTAYIPVQYFIANGYISELTDPDGDDYRGVGGGTSINISPDTRYSSFVKVTRGKNNSYEVAVKLVNEERGLVTRKGEAISEQNLRERGRKAVLVTASNTTP; encoded by the coding sequence ATGAGAAAATTTTGGAAAAATGAAAAAGGGTTAACGTTGATTGAGCTTTTGGCTGTTGTTGTTATTTTAGGAATTTTTGCAGCGATTGCGATCCCAAGCATTGGTTCCCTGATTGATAACAGTAAAAAAGACGCTCATGTTGCAAATGCCCAGCAGTTAATTAACTCGACACGTATTGCTGTTCTCGATGATGCAGAGCTTAGAAATCTAGATGCCGACGACACCGCCTATATTCCTGTGCAATATTTTATCGCAAACGGCTACATAAGTGAATTGACTGATCCAGATGGAGATGATTATCGAGGTGTTGGAGGAGGGACTAGTATTAATATTTCACCAGATACAAGGTACTCGTCCTTTGTTAAAGTTACTCGGGGGAAAAACAATTCCTATGAAGTAGCTGTTAAGCTTGTAAATGAAGAGCGTGGTTTGGTGACTAGAAAAGGTGAAGCCATTTCCGAACAAAACCTTCGCGAAAGAGGGCGTAAAGCTGTCTTAGTCACTGCGTCTAATACAACGCCATAA
- a CDS encoding type II secretion system F family protein encodes MKQFRYEGHDRYGRKAAGRVKAENKQEAIRLLREQRVAPVKTEELTGILYKDISLPERLPLKEFVAYVRQFATLLKAGTTLVDATQILRVQTKHKKLKAALASIEESMREGKPYTEAAEPFSSLFPTLYLNMMKAGEAGGRMDDILERMADHYEKVQKTRNRIVSALAYPLAVMAVIVAIIFFLLLFVVPAFSDLLPSEDQLPTITQFVMVAGRLVGSYWWAGAAIVIALVVTISLFVRHKQSRFVMEKILLKTPIIGSVLQKNILATISRTLSTLFESSVPILEAVEVMAEISGSEVARRVLQDAHRSLERGESLSSPMKTHWLFPHMFTQMVVIGETSGTLDHMLDKIALFYEDEIDRQTELMKALLEPVMILILAISVGTIVSAITLPMFEIFKSVQS; translated from the coding sequence ATGAAACAGTTTCGATATGAGGGGCACGATCGCTATGGCCGCAAAGCTGCCGGGAGGGTAAAGGCGGAAAATAAGCAGGAAGCCATTCGTCTGCTGCGTGAGCAACGGGTCGCTCCGGTAAAAACAGAGGAGCTCACCGGGATTCTATATAAGGACATCTCCTTGCCTGAACGCCTACCTTTAAAGGAATTTGTCGCTTATGTGCGCCAGTTTGCGACTTTACTTAAGGCGGGGACCACCTTAGTAGATGCGACACAAATCCTCAGGGTACAAACAAAACACAAGAAGCTAAAGGCTGCTTTGGCGTCGATTGAAGAAAGCATGCGCGAAGGAAAGCCGTATACCGAAGCGGCTGAACCGTTTTCCTCCTTGTTTCCAACGCTATATCTCAACATGATGAAGGCGGGTGAAGCAGGAGGCAGGATGGACGACATTCTTGAGCGAATGGCCGATCATTATGAGAAGGTTCAGAAAACACGAAATCGAATTGTGTCTGCGCTGGCGTATCCTCTCGCTGTAATGGCGGTCATCGTCGCCATTATTTTCTTCCTATTGCTTTTTGTTGTTCCGGCCTTTTCAGATTTACTGCCGTCTGAGGATCAGCTGCCGACAATCACCCAATTTGTCATGGTGGCAGGCAGGCTTGTTGGTTCTTATTGGTGGGCTGGAGCTGCAATTGTGATCGCTCTGGTAGTGACCATTAGCTTGTTTGTCCGCCACAAGCAAAGCCGTTTTGTGATGGAAAAAATCCTGTTGAAAACACCTATTATAGGCTCTGTGCTGCAAAAAAACATTCTCGCAACGATTTCTAGAACATTAAGCACGTTGTTTGAAAGCTCTGTTCCGATTCTGGAGGCAGTGGAGGTCATGGCAGAGATCAGCGGCAGTGAAGTGGCTAGACGCGTATTGCAAGATGCCCATCGTTCCCTGGAACGAGGCGAATCACTTTCATCCCCAATGAAAACCCATTGGTTGTTTCCCCATATGTTTACACAAATGGTTGTCATCGGGGAGACATCCGGGACTTTAGACCATATGCTCGACAAAATCGCTCTTTTTTATGAGGACGAGATTGATCGTCAAACAGAATTAATGAAAGCCTTGCTTGAACCCGTGATGATACTGATTCTAGCCATCTCTGTTGGAACAATCGTGAGTGCGATTACACTACCGATGTTTGAAATCTTTAAAAGCGTCCAATCATAA